A segment of the Candidatus Sumerlaea chitinivorans genome:
TGTGGGGGCTCACCCAGCACTGGATGCCTCCGGGGGGCGTTTTGCGCAGGTTCTAAAGGAGATTTCCGTGCATTCGCAAGTGCGCACCTACGACATCTTGCCGTTCGACGAGCTTGTAGCGCACTACGTAAATGATGGCGTAGCGTTGGACCTCATGGAATGGAACTGCGAACGCGAGCTTGCCTTCACCACCCGCACCATGATCTACCTCTGGTGTGGTCTACCTGTGATTCACGACGACTACTCGGAGCTGGGCCGCCTCATCCAAGAGGCGCGGTGCGGCTGGGCACTCAACCCTCAAGACGAAAACGCCGTGCGGCAGGTGGTGCGCGACATTTTGAGCGACCGCATTGACCTCGCCGCCATGAGCCGGGCGGCTCGAGAATTCGCCGAGCGCTATACGTGGGACAAAACGATCGGACCTCTGGCTGAGTTTTGCGCGAATCCGCAAACGCGACCCCGCAAGAGCCGATCCTCGATGCAGTGGGAGGCTCAGACTCGTGAGCTCGTCCAACTTCGTCACGAATGCGCGATGTTACGCGCCGATCTTGAGCGGCTGCGTGGAAATTGGTTTGTGCGAGTCGCTGAAAGAATTCCTTGCTTGCTGCGGCGCCTGCTGGCTCCCGCGCTCAGAGTAGTGCTGTGGCCGGTAGCCCGATGGATTGAATGGCGGCTCAAGAAAACAGCGGCCGCACCTGCTTCTGCGGAACGTGGAAAAGCTGAGTGACGGGGGGATGGAATCTATGCCTCAGCGAATCCTCGTGTGCAGCGCGGAACGTGTGGGAAGTTCGCGGTCTGGTTCAGCCGAAAGTCTCCGTCGAAGTCTGCGTAACGCCCTCCACTTGCGGATGCAAGCTTTACGAGGTGGCTCGCTTTGGTTTGGAATTCGGTGAGGACGTTCTGTCGTTGCATCCCCCAAAATCGTGTGTCAGGGTTGGGGCGATAAAGTTGCAGTGTTCGGCGAGCGAATTCGAGCTCAACGCGGAGTCGGGTAAGGGATGAAAAACCGCGGCGTAATGTGGGTAGCTCTTGCGCTTTGTTTGGTGACGTTGGGGCTTTGGTCTTTGCGGCGACAAGTCGAACGTTTGCCCAAGGAATCCAAGCAAGAAGAAGTCGTGAG
Coding sequences within it:
- a CDS encoding Diverged glycosyltransferase domain containing protein — its product is MTEGRILVITPEPLPLPGQPTNGAGLRAWGLAEGLRSRGFDAHVASWISSFADPYVSGNRPLPAHVHMFRRDRIGELIAEVAPSALVLQHWGLAREIPELDLPIAMDLAGPHLLERLFWGESDLLRHAEEKLEALRRADFFVCSGEYQRHYFYAWLTLAGLTPSEIELPVIPFSVPPYSPPPATSRKWDAFVYGGLFLAWQDPSAAIRATLEEMSALGKGTLHLHVGAHPALDASGGRFAQVLKEISVHSQVRTYDILPFDELVAHYVNDGVALDLMEWNCERELAFTTRTMIYLWCGLPVIHDDYSELGRLIQEARCGWALNPQDENAVRQVVRDILSDRIDLAAMSRAAREFAERYTWDKTIGPLAEFCANPQTRPRKSRSSMQWEAQTRELVQLRHECAMLRADLERLRGNWFVRVAERIPCLLRRLLAPALRVVLWPVARWIEWRLKKTAAAPASAERGKAE